Proteins from one Erysipelothrix larvae genomic window:
- a CDS encoding PTS transporter subunit EIIC translates to MDYKVIAHRILSAVGGKDNLQNFEHCATRLRIIVVDDSRVDSMQIEALKEEIGGYFYQTGQHQFIIGTGKVNYVYEAFKELSGDSQNEMSDFKKDAYSNLKPMQKLMRIFADVLVPLIPALVTTGLLMGIRGLITNLGVEMTPEFLTLFEMVTDVAFAFLPVLITYSATKRFGGNPILGIVVGLMMVAPQLPNAWAVASGDANPLVISIFGLSINIVGYQGSVLPGIFAGWLIAYVERNVRKVVPSMMDLIITPFTSILVSITVILFVVGPILHGVENFSTQGVLALTQMPFGIGHIIYAAFQQIIVITGLHHALSMIEIQLITETGVNILQPLGTASMAGQFGAAIAVATLIRNNKQRSNAVSASISTLFGITEPLLFGVTLPNPKAFVMGMIGGAVGGVVTFLLNVAPAGMGITFIPGLLLYTDSFGSLIGYVLVILSAFTAAFVLTRLFVKVEA, encoded by the coding sequence ATGGATTACAAGGTTATTGCACATCGAATTCTTTCTGCCGTTGGTGGGAAAGATAATCTTCAAAACTTTGAGCATTGCGCGACACGATTAAGAATCATAGTAGTGGATGACTCTCGTGTAGACTCAATGCAGATTGAGGCGCTCAAAGAAGAAATTGGAGGATACTTTTATCAAACAGGTCAACACCAATTTATTATTGGAACTGGGAAAGTAAATTATGTTTATGAAGCGTTTAAGGAGTTAAGTGGGGATTCCCAAAATGAAATGTCAGATTTTAAGAAAGATGCATATTCGAATCTAAAACCAATGCAAAAATTAATGCGAATATTTGCGGATGTACTTGTTCCACTAATCCCCGCGCTTGTTACTACGGGGCTTCTTATGGGGATTCGAGGGCTCATCACAAATCTAGGGGTTGAAATGACACCAGAGTTCCTAACACTGTTTGAAATGGTGACTGATGTTGCGTTCGCGTTTCTACCTGTGTTGATTACATATTCTGCAACCAAACGATTCGGTGGAAATCCAATATTAGGGATTGTTGTGGGTCTTATGATGGTTGCTCCACAACTTCCAAACGCTTGGGCGGTTGCATCGGGTGATGCCAATCCTCTAGTAATAAGTATTTTTGGACTATCCATAAACATTGTTGGGTATCAAGGTTCAGTACTTCCTGGTATTTTTGCTGGATGGTTAATTGCATATGTGGAGCGAAATGTACGTAAAGTAGTGCCTTCAATGATGGATTTGATCATCACACCATTTACATCAATCCTTGTATCAATTACCGTTATTTTATTTGTAGTCGGACCGATTCTCCATGGAGTAGAGAATTTCTCAACACAAGGTGTTTTGGCTCTTACGCAAATGCCGTTTGGAATTGGCCACATCATTTATGCAGCATTCCAACAGATCATCGTGATTACAGGATTGCATCATGCATTAAGTATGATTGAAATCCAATTGATTACAGAAACAGGTGTTAACATTCTTCAACCACTAGGTACAGCTTCGATGGCGGGGCAGTTTGGAGCTGCGATTGCTGTCGCAACTTTAATTCGCAACAATAAACAAAGATCGAATGCAGTATCTGCATCTATATCTACATTATTCGGAATTACAGAGCCATTACTCTTTGGTGTTACTTTACCTAATCCAAAAGCATTCGTAATGGGTATGATTGGTGGAGCAGTTGGAGGGGTTGTGACATTCTTGCTAAATGTTGCTCCAGCAGGGATGGGAATCACCTTTATACCGGGATTATTACTCTATACTGATTCGTTTGGATCGCTTATTGGATATGTTTTGGTAATTCTGAGTGCATTTACCGCAGCATTTGTCTTAACACGGCTTTTTGTTAAAGTAGAAGCATAA
- a CDS encoding carbohydrate kinase family protein has product MIYSIGEMLIDLMQEGDAYVPYIGGAPANVACHIRRSNTPALFVGKISEDAFGSSMHQFLIDNDIYFPLTKSPHKTALALVSHTEGDRSFQFYRDRSSDLFLSIEDIDRIPFKPRDILHFCSLGLVPYETTLSAHLHAINKCKALGGIISFDVNLREKLWENVDLAYETVMKCIPLCDIIKVNEEELKWLCGTQDIKAGLKQLQTHQQLVICTMGKDGSITLTQDGTYIHTDSLNVPQVDTTGAGDSFIAMVLASLSNSHESFERWQHSTLPFALDYARQISARVVSQHGAIPDIDYEVKNFD; this is encoded by the coding sequence ATGATCTATAGTATTGGAGAAATGCTTATTGATTTAATGCAAGAAGGCGATGCATATGTTCCTTATATTGGAGGCGCACCCGCCAATGTCGCGTGTCATATACGACGCAGTAACACCCCTGCACTGTTTGTAGGGAAAATAAGCGAAGATGCCTTTGGATCATCCATGCATCAATTTCTCATAGATAATGATATCTACTTTCCCTTAACAAAGAGCCCTCATAAAACAGCACTCGCACTGGTGTCACACACTGAAGGTGATCGCAGTTTCCAGTTTTATCGTGATCGAAGTTCAGATTTATTTTTAAGCATTGAAGATATTGACCGCATCCCTTTTAAACCCCGTGACATTCTTCATTTTTGTTCCTTGGGACTGGTGCCTTATGAAACAACACTGAGCGCACATCTCCATGCAATCAACAAATGCAAAGCACTTGGGGGGATTATCAGTTTTGATGTCAATCTTCGTGAAAAACTTTGGGAAAACGTAGACCTTGCCTATGAAACGGTTATGAAATGTATTCCCTTGTGTGACATCATCAAAGTTAATGAAGAAGAGCTTAAGTGGTTATGTGGCACACAGGATATCAAAGCGGGACTTAAACAGCTTCAAACACATCAACAACTTGTGATTTGTACGATGGGAAAGGACGGTTCCATTACACTCACACAAGACGGTACCTATATTCATACCGACTCACTCAATGTACCTCAAGTCGATACAACCGGTGCAGGCGATAGTTTTATCGCAATGGTGCTCGCATCGCTTTCAAACTCACATGAATCCTTTGAAAGATGGCAACACAGCACACTCCCTTTTGCACTGGACTATGCACGTCAGATTAGTGCCCGTGTTGTCAGTCAACATGGCGCAATTCCTGATATTGATTATGAAGTAAAAAACTTCGACTAA
- a CDS encoding glycoside hydrolase family 32 protein — MNKKNNKINNNKDYVKRDIWRNLFHIQPPTGLLNDPNGLIYHNGVYHVFYQWHPHEPKHGLKYWNHVTSTDLIHWIPDNRILSPDTQYDKNGAYSGSAIEIDDQIHLFYTGNQRDDDNHRNSYQMHAIVGEHRITEKKVLIDSVPTGYTDHFRDPKVFKKGSQYYMIIGAQRENLSGTALMYTSNNPMSWSFVGEIKTRYNDFGYMWECPDLFSIDGSDVLLFCPQGAFNSPKNMFNIYPNVYCIGQYNFKTNEFVDDIEPHLIDHGFDFYAAQTFLDEEEERVLFAWVGSAVDNYPSDKHGWAHVLSLPRRLHVQEGFLYQTPHPNLHKLRKCPSELSKLLKIYELYIDKINGDFKIELYHNDNGESLVLHYNETSKMLTLDRSNFNNRFAIEFGEIRTLNIEEGLKNIHVFRDTSTIEIFINSGKFTMTSRFFPQETEGSVVIHTPTKDLEITYYELEDINHDL, encoded by the coding sequence ATGAACAAAAAAAATAATAAAATCAATAACAATAAAGATTACGTCAAGCGTGATATTTGGCGAAATCTATTTCATATACAACCACCAACTGGATTATTAAACGATCCAAATGGCCTTATCTATCACAACGGTGTGTACCATGTCTTTTATCAATGGCATCCACACGAACCCAAACATGGCCTAAAATATTGGAATCACGTTACCTCCACAGACTTAATTCACTGGATTCCTGATAACCGAATTTTGTCCCCTGACACCCAGTACGATAAAAATGGTGCGTACTCTGGTTCTGCAATAGAAATCGATGACCAAATTCATTTATTTTACACAGGAAATCAGCGTGATGATGACAATCATCGAAACTCATATCAAATGCATGCTATAGTAGGTGAACATAGAATCACTGAGAAGAAAGTTTTGATTGACTCAGTCCCAACTGGATATACGGACCACTTCAGAGATCCAAAAGTATTCAAAAAAGGGTCTCAATATTATATGATCATCGGGGCACAACGAGAAAACTTAAGTGGAACTGCGCTTATGTATACTTCAAACAACCCTATGTCTTGGTCCTTCGTGGGTGAGATAAAAACGCGATACAATGATTTCGGATATATGTGGGAGTGTCCAGATCTATTTTCTATAGACGGGAGCGATGTCCTTCTATTCTGCCCGCAAGGTGCTTTTAATTCACCAAAAAATATGTTTAATATTTATCCGAATGTATATTGTATTGGGCAATACAACTTCAAAACGAATGAATTTGTCGATGATATCGAACCCCATTTAATTGATCATGGGTTTGATTTTTATGCAGCTCAAACATTCCTTGATGAAGAAGAAGAACGCGTACTATTTGCATGGGTTGGCTCAGCAGTAGATAATTATCCCAGCGACAAACATGGTTGGGCACACGTTCTTTCATTACCACGACGCCTTCATGTTCAAGAAGGGTTTTTATATCAAACCCCCCACCCCAACCTACATAAATTAAGAAAGTGCCCTTCCGAATTATCAAAACTTCTTAAGATATATGAACTTTACATAGATAAAATTAATGGTGACTTTAAGATTGAATTGTATCATAATGATAATGGAGAATCGTTAGTCCTACACTATAACGAAACATCAAAGATGCTAACTTTAGACCGGAGCAACTTTAACAATCGTTTCGCAATCGAGTTTGGGGAAATACGAACGTTAAACATAGAAGAAGGACTCAAAAATATACACGTTTTCAGAGATACATCTACAATTGAAATTTTCATTAATTCAGGAAAATTCACAATGACTTCCCGGTTCTTCCCTCAGGAAACTGAAGGGAGTGTTGTGATTCACACACCCACCAAAGATCTCGAAATCACCTATTATGAACTGGAGGACATAAACCATGATCTATAG